Genomic window (Pristiophorus japonicus isolate sPriJap1 chromosome 9, sPriJap1.hap1, whole genome shotgun sequence):
TGGGCAGAAAACACAACCTCCAGAACTCCCTGTCACAACTGCAGAGGACAGTATCtatcccctgactatactgtcgcctaccattaccacattcctttttactcccacCACTTGAATGGCCTCTTGTACCACGCTGCCATGGTCAGTTTGCACATCCTCCCTGCAGTACTTTTCCTCATGCATACAGACAGCAAGTACTTCACACCTGTTGGACaatgtcaagggctgaggctcctccatcacatcatgctggatccccatacctgtctcctgtccctgaccaatgACGAACTCCAAAGCACtactgtgactgcctcctggaacaaagtgtccaggtaactctctgcctctcttttgctTCGCAATGTTGGCAACTCGTACTCCAGCACAACTCTGAGCTGAAATTCCTCGAGCTGCAAACACTTACAACAGACGTGGGTTCTCTCGATCGCGATGCTCTCCAGAAATTCCCACATACGGCAATCACAGAACACCGCCTGCCCTGCCATGTCTATCTAACCGTATTTATTCATTTGATTAGtgaattaattattttttattattttagttACTAATTTAATAAAGTAGTTATAGTAATTTACAGTTTCttagctaccttataggctacaaaACAGtagtactcaccaaccaatcacctgttTGCTGTCTTGTGACATCTTTATATCCGCTCCTCTCAGCCGATTCTCCCACTCTTTATATCCACTCCTCTCAACACTGTGTGTGTTTACATCAGAACTAGTTGACCAGATTTCCAGAaacttaaactccagcccagtgatAGGGGTTATTACCACGAGCACAAAGAAAGGATGTGATTAACACCAAAATCAACCCcccgcagtcacttgtgaacttgctaatGTATCAGCAGGTTAGTTGAACTGGTGAAGAAATagcaggtgggtggggtggcttgacccatccatctccacggaggtgggtggggggcacacacccacctccatggcacgaacctggtattgcagtacttccaggaacggtgcagtggctctaggccttttggaaagattggcaacgaataaatttaaaaaaaaatttaaaaatcccttcccacactcagagcaggtgaacggtctctccccggtgtgactgcaccAATGAATTTTCAGATCAGATGGGAAATTGAATCCCTTCCTACAGTCCCCAATTTCCACCATTTCTccgtggtgcaggtgtccttgtgtctctccaggttcatgatcagttgaagcctcgtccacacacacatgtCTACGGTTTCTCCCTGTTGtgatggtttttcaggctgtgtaactggttaaagccttTCTACAATCAGTGCACTGGACCActcacttgggtgtgtgtgtctcggtgcttttccagtcacactgatatttgaaaacttttcccacagacagaacagacaaacatttctccttccacattcagagGCCGATGATATTGGGgccctgatgaatggagtgactctgtcagacCTTGATGTGATGTTGGGTGTGAGTTTGCTCTGTAAATGCTGCCCCTCTCTCACAGCCTggaacagcagtttacaaaagccATCACTGAGTCCAGCATAGAAATTCACCACATTCTCTCCTCCTAGTTCCTGCCCAAGGGGGCCACACATGCGCCCTGTTGCCCCTGAGCCTCCCAGGATGGCGGCCATTCCTGCCACTGGGAGAAAGCCtcaggcccacagcgggtgtgcaTGTGAAACAGGTGATGTGGAGTGTTGTCTCTTGGGCCTGGGCTGCACTTGGGCTGTGTGAAGCCTGCGTCCCCCCGGGATTTATTAATCTGCTCCCTCCCTCAGCCCATCTCTCACCTAccgcacatgctcagctcacactgcccggctgaTTGATGGCAGCTCCCAATCAATTGGAAGAACGGGGCGGGGCTGGAGTACCGAGAAGGGGGACCAATCGGAGTGTCCAAGACTTGCGGCCCCCTCCCAGTGGGCGGCTGAGCCCTGGCGAGTGGGGctttcgccccctcccccccagtgggcggggctgaaccCGGGTGAGCATCACCCAGTGGGTGGGGCTTGTGCCCCCCAGTGGGGCGGGGCTGAGAGCAGATCTCCCTCACTGTCTGAGCATGCGCAGGCGGTGGAGACGGACTCCGGTCGGACCGGGAGGAAAATGTGGGCACAGACCAGGAATTGGACCTGCGGGTGGGCTGGGGAGCTTTATAAACACCCAGTGTAGGCCTTACGACCCgaagagcccacaggccccgtgttTGCCCAGCGGTGACAGATCCGGATGAGCGGTGTCacaggccgccatcttggtcagggcgggaacacgcacatgcgtggccatcttggtgcaggaacagagTGGGCTGGGCTTCACGGTATCTGTTGCCAACTGGggcccagtgcccgggagatggagcatccttGGCAACAGGTTTTTCATTACCTTAGCATCAGAGAGTGGTTACAGCtcaggaggagaccatttggcccttcgagctcatGCCAGCTCTCTGATAGAGCTTCAGatatagtcccacacccctgccctttccccgtagccctgcaaatgtttttctttcaggtacttatccaactccattttgaaaaccGAAATTGCGTCTGTCTCCAtttccctttcaggcagcacattccagaacctaagcactcgctgtgtaaaaatattttttcttatgtcgcctttggatcttttggcaatcaccttaaatgtaTGTCGTCTGGTTCTCGGCCCTACTGCCAATgggcagtttctctctatctactctgtccacacccctcatgattttcaacacctctatcgaatctctcctcaatcttctctgttctaaggagaacaacccaagtttctccagtctatccaagtaactgaagtcccttatccctggaaaaatgttgtaaatcttttctgcgccctctctaaggccttcacatacttactaaaatgcgatgcccagaattggacacaatactccaattgaggccgaaaCTGTATTTTATACAGGTCCTTAataacacttttgtactctatacctttattcatgaagcccagtatcccgaatgtttttttaaactgatttctcaacctgccctgccaccttcaatgatttgaacGCATATACCTCTAGCTCTccctgttcatgtaccccctttaaaattgtacgctttagtttatattgcctctccttgttctttcttccaaaatgtatcacttcgaaaTTTTCGGCGATAAATTACatttgccacatgtctgcccatttcaccagcctctctatgtctctctgaagTCCATCattaccctcctcactgttcactaaattTATAAGTTTtgagtcatcagcaaatttggaaattgtgccctgtacatagaTCAAGGAAAGCAGTGGCCCTAGtcccgacccttggggaacaccacttcctcccgtctgaaaaacaaccattcactactattctgtttgtgtcacttagccaattacatatccatgctgccactgtcgcttttattccatgtgcttcgattttgctggtattggtaacacgcccaggatcattgaacccaaaacccagtctgttaatcactttcagctactggacttagcgcaTCTTGTccaccttcaatatgtgaatagagcttcacgcctgcaaacctggtttaagaTGCCAGTGTCCTGCTGGTTTGCTCAGCATTTTGCTAGTaatggaacatttttcccagtgtaACCTATGCTGTAATGAAATCTGTCCTTGTTcacgtctgctgcaattgtgtagaaagaggatgtgtgaagtgatggtgtgtgTATGgaaatgtgaaacaaggaaacgcttCCTGTGTGTgatagtgacacagccttgtggtcacaggcagaaccatgcaccaatatccatgtggttatggtttgagcagggtcagttcatgaatgctcaagctaagaggtgccagggatcgggagcagcggcaataaataaaatctaaatgtaaattccgatgtagtttatcttcatttattcctatgttattggcttttgctgaatgtggcccacacCAGGTGGCCAGGATATTGATCAGGTCCACCATAGAAAATAAGTTTGACACCCCGGAggtaatgtcaaccggattccccccatccaccaacctaacaacttcttcacaaactcaagctagtttgtaagaggtGACGTTGTTTTAAGGAAGCCGTTTTcagtaatggccccttcccttgccCCATGattgaaaacagcatctctcaggatcccttcaagcatctTCCCGGCGATCGAGGTCACATTGACGGGCTGTTAGTTCCCTGGCTCAGATTTGtccccaatttggaaaatgggaacgacgtgtgctaccttccaatctcaaggaacaacccatgactctatcgagctgttggagatatgggtgaggggctcacagagcacccatcccatctctttaaacatccTTAGATGGATATCATCTGGACCTTACACGCATCAAGATTAAGCCGCATggtgactttgctgtcagtgaagatagatgagaaagaccaaagagaagtttgcccctctcagtgtggccctgaaggattgtgtccaggctgaagttctgttccccacATATGATCCTCTCCCAGATTGTTctgtctgagctccagccaggtgacgctaaacactcaggtgggagaGACAAAAATCTatggcaatgtgttgaaagcaacactaatttatttgtCTGTATCCCAGATATTAactcctgtaactgggctggagtttattatcagcgttacaggagttataaaccccaactgtcagattgAACACGATTTagtccgggatgtgattaacagcaacaaAGCAGCAGAATTCAACCCCGCgtcaattgtgaactcgctggtgtctcagcaggttggatgaccgagtgaatcccttcgcacacatggagcaggtgaacagcctctccccagtgtgagtgtgcTGATGTCGCAGCAggtgctgtttgcttttaaaactcttctcacagtcagaacatttaaaaggtctctccccagtgtgaactcgctggtgtctcagcaggttggatgactgagggaatctcttcccacacacagagcaggtgaatgacctctccccagtgtgaactcgctggtgtcgcaGCAAGtcggatgattgagtgaatcccttcccacagtcagagcaggtgaatgacctctccccagtgtgagtgtgctggtgtctcagcaggtggggtgcctgagtgaatcccatcccacagtaggagcaggtgaatggcctctccccagtgtgagtgtgcTGGTGTGTGAGCAggtgctgtttgcttttaaaactcttctcacagtcagaacatttaaaaggtctctctccagtgtgaacgcgCTGGTGTGTAAGCAGGTGGGGtgcctgagtgaatcccatcccacagttagtgcaagtgaacggcctctccccagtgtgaattcgctggtgtaacagcaggtgggatgaggtagtgaatcccttcccacactcagagcaggtgaatggcctctccccagtgtgaactccctggtgtctcagcaggtgggatgcctgagtgaatcccatcccacactcagagcaggtgaacagcctctccccagtgtgagtgcactGGTGCCTCAGCATttgctgtttgcttttaaaactcttctcacagtcagagcaTTTAAAACATTTCTCCTCAGTGTGActgcgctggtgtctcagcaggtgggatgactgagtgaatcccatcccacacgccgagcaggtgaacggcctctccccggtgtgaactcgctggtgtgtcagcaggtgggatgactgagtgaatcccttcccacacatggaacaggtgaacggcctctccccagtgtgaactcgctggtgtgtcagcaggtgggtagattgagtgaatccctttccacactcagagcaggtgaacagcctctccccagtgtgagtgcgctgatgagtcagcaggttggatgatgtagtgaatcccttcccacactcagagcaggtgaacggcctctccccggtgtgagtgcgctggtgaGTCAGCAAGTTGGATGatagagtgaatcccatcccacactcagagcaggtgaatggcctctccccggtgtgacctcGGCGATGTCTATCCAGCTGGGACAGGTAGTTGAattgtttcccacagtccccacatttacatggtttctccccagtgtgactgcacttgtgtttctCCAGGGTGGATGAtcgactgaagccttgtccacacacagagcacgtgtacagtttctccccactattaatgatgccttctgcttccatggtcaaaggctgatgatattccggtcctgatgaatcgagtaattccatcagatcttgatgtgatgtttggtttgagcttccagtcgacaaatcctccccttttactaccctgtaaaatgaatttcaaacatgaaaaaaggagtgtgagagagagcccacaaaaacacaaagtcaggttgtgaaattgagcttaatgaatctggtcatttgtgcagCTGTCAGCAGAAAAAAGTGactatgaaagctgccggattgtcgtaaaaacccaactggttcactactgtccttcagggaagggaacccacctcccttgacagtcccacatgggaaattgttggttcCAGTGGGCCCAAAGgttctgggggtgaaacccagcagcttctcccccctctccatctagctcaaactgatgcaacaaacagacccacacaggaggccagggaccgACGTCTGCATCTGGCACTCATGGGCAACAGACCATGAGcttcctcagagacatggaccatgtacagtagacacctcaagtcgctagtgaaataccaccaacggtgcctccgcaggatcctacaaatcccccgggggggccgatgcaccaacattagcgtcctcgaccaggccaacatccccaacattaaagcactgaccagacttgatcagctctgttgggcagaccacattgtccgcacgccagacaagagactgccaaagcaagcgctctactcggaactccttcacggcaaacgagccaaaggtgggcagaggaaacgttacaaagacaccctcaaagcctccctgaaaaagtgcaacatccctaccgacacctgggaaaccctggccaaagatcgcccttagtggaggaagtgcatccgggagggcgttgagcacctcgagtctatttgcgaagagcatgcagaaatcaagcgcaggcagcggaaagagcatgcggcaaatctgtcccactctccctttgcctcaacgactatctgtcccacctgtgacacagactgtggctctcgtattggactgttcagccacctaaggactcatttgtagagtggaagcaaggcttcctcgattccgagggactgcctatgatgatgatgatgatgatggtgtggggGAGGCGCTCCCTccggggtttgctggtgccgggcccggcAGCTCTGACTCAGGGCCCGAGAGCCACATTCAGTGCTGCCCGGGACccgagagctgcactcggtgttgctgaGGGCACGCTCGCACTAGATGATTCTaatcctgagaatgtacatggggattctaaccgtgggactgtacatggagattctaatcctgggactgtacatggggattctaaccttggaatTGTATAGGCCTGGGACTTTTCTGCTACAACTGTGTGGGATGTAAGCCATAAGcttggcactgagcagcgcctttaagTGAGATGGTGAGAAATCAGATGTGTCGAGAGTGTGAATAAAATAACTAATATTTGCTTTTCCCACTAGGACCTGGTTGGAAACACACTGACGttgctcctgcaccaagatggccgcgcatgcgctttgctattCACTGAATCAAAATGACGGAGTACTGAACTTGCCTTCCTATACAAAGGTGGCCGCCGTTATTCTGGGCCTATGACCTGgaaaaagccccgaagctgcaaacaGCGCTATTCAAGTTTTTATCCGGGTTTTcagcgggcaccagttgtttatgaatcCTCTCCGactacccgctggtccattacttccGTTCGTCCGGATGAAACTGAGCCATTGTGCGGAACAGATGTTCACCGTGTACTCTCCGCCATTACATgctccgcgcatgctccaaacctaGCCAGGTTCCGCGCCTGCGCTCTGGGACCCTGGGTGCGGAATATACTTCCCCATGGTGAATGCTGGCTGAAAGCCCCGCCATGGAAAGGCCACTTTAGTAAATACAACCCGATTTACTGGGATTGCAATGGGCActaaaccatgttcattctggcagttatagtttgtttctgctgatcttaataaACACTATAcctgggctggagattaatattctgtataaatatttaataaattagctttttttttaaaacacaataTCGAATTTTcgatttctccataataagaggAGACTCATTAAtggtctgttaccgactgttccattttaggccttttcttactctagattatttcactccAAATCCAGTTCATCTtctaccacatcaaatcccaagcttgttctTGTGGTTGTCATAGACTGAACTGGAGTGTCTCACCTTACACTCATCTGACGTTTCTTTCAACCAACCCTTTTTTTATTTCGCTCACATGATGTGGGTGACacaggtaaggccagcatttattgaccatccctaattgcccttgtgaagatggtgctgagccaccttcttgaaccgctgcagtctatgtagtaatggtgctcccacagtgctgttacggagggagttccaggattttgattcagTGACGATGAAGtaatggcgatatgcttccaaatcaggatggagtgtgacttggaggggaatgtggaggtggtgcggttcccatgtgcctgctgcccttgtccttctaggtggtagaggttgtgggttgggaggtgctgtcgaaaaagccttgcgagttgctgcagtgcatcttatagattgtACACACTAGAGCTTCAGTATGCTGGTGGTGGAGTGAGTGgatttttaaggtggtggatgggttttcAATCAAGCAGGCTGGTTTGTTCTGGATAGTGtcgggcttcttgagtgttttgggaggtgcactcatctaggcaaatggagagtattccatcacactcctgacttgtgccttgtagatcgtgcaaaggctttggggagtcaggtggtgagacacttgcAGCAAAatatccagcttctgacctgctttttctaccacaatatttatgtggctggtccggttacatttctgatcaatggtgagcccaaggatgttgatgtaggagatttggcgatggtaatgccattaaatttTAAAGGTCGGTGGatggactctcacttgttggagatggtcattgcctggcgcatatgtggcacgaatgttacttgccatttatcagcctaagcctgaatgttgtcctggTCTTGCTATATGCGggaatggactgctccattatctgaggagttgtgaatggaactgaacactgtgcagtcatctgcaaacatcctcacttctgtccttatgatggaaggaaggtaattgatgaagcaactgaagatggcttggcctaggacactgccctgaggaactcctgcagggatgtcctggggctgtgaccaCAACAACCATATTTCTTTGTGCGAGATATGACTCCAACCAGCGGAgcattttctccctgattcccatttacttcagttttactagagctccttgatgccacactcggccaaatgctgccttgatgttgagggcagtcactctcacctcacctctggaattcagctcttttgtccctgtttggaccaaggctgtgatgaggtctaagCCTAGTGATCCTGGTGGAAACCAAACTGGTCATCAGTGAAcagtttattggtgagtaagtgccgcttgatagcactgttggcgactctttccatcactttgctgatgattgagagtagactgatgggatggtaattggtcggattggatttgtcctgctttttgaggaCAGGACATTCCTGGGCAGTTGAATACCTtgaaagaatataagaacataagaaaaaggagcaggaataggtcacatggcccctcgagcctgttctgccacttaatacgatcatggctgatctgatcatggactcaagtccacttccctgtctgctacccataaccccttattcccttatcggttaagaaattgtctatctatgtcttacatttattcaatgacccagcttccacagctccctgaggcagtgaattccacagatttacaaccctctgagagaagaaatttctcctcagctctgttttaaatgggtggcccattattttaagatcatgccctccagttctagtctcccccatcagtggaaacatcctctctgcatccaccttgtcaagctccctcataatcttatatgtttcaataagaacacctctcattcttctgaattccaatgagtagaggcccaacttactcaacctttcctcaaaagtcagccccctcatctctggaatcaacctagagaaccttttctgaacttcctccaaagcaagtatatcctttcgtaaatatggaaaccaatactgcacacagtattccaggtgtggcctcaccaataccttgtatagctgtagcaagacttccctgcttttatattccatcccctttgcaataaagaccaagatatcattggcctttctgatcacttgctgtacctgcatattaaccttttgtgtttcatgcacaagtacccccaggtcgcgctgtactgcagcactttgcaattttgaaAGAATTATCTTGCATACCTTGAAAGAACTGGAAATCTTTTATTTTGTGTATTGTTTAAGGCTTTTTGAACATGGTTTCTGCATGTGATAACTTTagaaatgttctgatctttgtacTTGTCTTCGCTGATTTTGATGGTTTTGTTCATATACTTCCATGTTAATAACATACGTTGCAGTATATCTTGCATCAAGATAATTGCTTAAATACTTATTTTATCAGTTCGTCATCTCCTCCACTGATCCCTGTCAACAATCCTTGGTTATGGGCTGGGGTTTGCGTGTAGGTTTATGGGTTGGTGGTTGTGCTTTGTGGTTATTTattccaaacatagaaacatagaaaaaaggtgcaggagttgcccattcggcccttcgagcctgcaccaccattcaataagatcatggctgatcattcacttcagtacccctttcctgctttctctccataccccttgatccctttagccataagggccatatctaactccctcttgaatatatccaatgaactgccatcaacaactctctgtggcagggaattccacaggttaacaactctctgagtgaaaaagtttctcctcatctcagtcctaaatggtttgcatcttatccttagactatgtcccctggttctggatttccccaacatcggaaaaattcttcctgcatctaacctgtccagtcccgtcagaattttatatgtttctatgagatcccctctcatccttctaaactccagataatacaggcccagtcgatccagtctctcctcatatgtcagtcctgtcatccagggaatcagtctgatgaaacttcgcttctctccctcaatagcaagaatgtccttcctcagattaggagaacaaaactgaataaaatattccaggtgaggcctcgtacaactgcagtaggtcctccctgctcctatactcaaatcccctagctctaaaggccaacataccatttgccttcttaaccacctgctgtacttgcatgccaactttcaatgactcatgtaccatgacacacaggtctcgttgcacctccccttttcctaatctgctgccattcagataatattctgcctttgtgtttttgccaccaaagtggataacctcacatttatccacattatactgcatctgccatgcgtttgcccactcacttaacctattcaagacaccctacagcctcttagcatccccctcacagctcacaccaccacccaggttagtttcatctgcaaacttggagatattacactcaattctttcatctaaatcattaatgtatattgtaaatagctggggtcccagcactgaaccctgcggcaccccactcgtcactgcctgtcattctgaaaaggacccatttatcccgactctctgcttcttgtctgccaaccagttctctatccacatcagtacattacccacaataccatgtgctttaattttgcacaccaatctcttgtgtgggaccttgtcaaaagccttttgaaagtccaaatacaccacatccactggttctcccttgtccactctaccagttacatcctcaaaaaattctcgaagatttgtcatgaatgatttccctttcataaatccatgttgacttggaccgatcctgtcactgctttcgaaatgcgctgctatttcaactttaataattgattccaacattttcccaactactgatgtcaggctaaccagtctataattacccattttctctctccctcctttcttaaaaagtggtgttacattagctaacctccagtccataggaactaatccagagtcgatagactattgaaaaatgatcaccaatgcatccactatttctatggccacttccttaagtactctgggatgcagactatcaggccccggggatttatcggccttcaatcccatcaatttcccgctgaataaagatttccttcagttcctccttctcactagaccctcggtcccctagtatttccggaaggttatttgtgagttccttcgtgaagacagaaccaaagtatttgttcaactagtccgccatttctttgttccccattataaattcaactgaatctgactgcaagggacctacgtttgtcttcactaatctttttctcttcacatatctatagaagcttttacagtcagtttttatgtttctagcaagcttcctctcatactttatttaaaccctttgtcctcctctgctgagttataaaattctcccagtcctcaggtttgctgctttttctggccaattaatatgcctcttctttggatttaacattatccttaatttccattgttagccatggttgagccgccttccacattttatttttactccagacagggatgtacaattgttgaagttcttccatgtgatctttaaatgtttgccattgcctatccaccgtcaaccctaagtatcattcgccagtctattctagccaattcacatctcataccatcgaagttacctttccttaagttcaggaccctagtctctgaattaactgtgtcactctccattttaataaagaattctaccatattatggtcactcttccccaaagggccttgcacaacaagattgctaattagtcctttctcattacacatcggccagtctaggatggccagcactctagttggttcctcgacatattggtctagaaagccatccctaatatactccaggaaatcctcctccatcgtattgctaccagtttggttagcccaatcaatatgtagattaaagttgcccataataactgctgtacttttattgcatgcatccttaatttcttatttgatgctgtccccaacctcactgctactgtttggtgatctgtacacaactcccactagcattttctgccctttcgtattccatagctccacccataccgattccacatcatccaagctaatatccttccttactattacgttaatttcctctttaactagcaatgccaccccaccacctttttcctttctgtctatccttcctgaatgttggata
Coding sequences:
- the LOC139272743 gene encoding zinc finger protein 84-like, with protein sequence MELLDSSGPEYHQPLTMEAEGIINSGEKLYTCSVCGQGFSRSSTLEKHKCSHTGEKPCKCGDCGKQFNYLSQLDRHRRGHTGERPFTCSECGMGFTLSSNLLTHQRTHTGERPFTCSECGKGFTTSSNLLTHQRTHTGERLFTCSECGKGFTQSTHLLTHQRVHTGERPFTCSMCGKGFTQSSHLLTHQRVHTGERPFTCSACGMGFTQSSHLLRHQRSHTEEKCFKCSDCEKSFKSKQQMLRHQCTHTGERLFTCSECGMGFTQASHLLRHQGVHTGERPFTCSECGKGFTTSSHLLLHQRIHTGERPFTCTNCGMGFTQAPHLLTHQRVHTGERPFKCSDCEKSFKSKQHLLTHQHTHTGERPFTCSYCGMGFTQAPHLLRHQHTHTGERSFTCSDCGKGFTQSSDLLRHQRVHTGERSFTCSVCGKRFPQSSNLLRHQRVHTGERPFKCSDCEKSFKSKQHLLRHQHTHTGERLFTCSMCAKGFTRSSNLLRHQRVHN